From the genome of Montipora capricornis isolate CH-2021 unplaced genomic scaffold, ASM3666992v2 scaffold_446, whole genome shotgun sequence:
AATCGGTTTTGCACTTACGCTGACGCAGTAGCGAAGAAAGCGTGGAAGAACGTTTTTCCCTGCGTTTGCGTTGCACCTTTGATAGGCTCACCTAAGCACACACCCAAAAAAATCGTTGCAAATCGCGTTGtgaaaaaagttgatttgtagcGAGATGTCTTGACGTTCATAACGAGAAACATATTGGAGCACAGGAAATGATTAGGCAAATTCATGCCCTTAGTTTTGGCAAACTTTTAGGAAACACTGCAAGTGTTTTCTTCTCAAGATTCAAACTTTGTTTCTACTAATGCTTTCTCCTTACCTTCTAAGCCCTCAGTATGCCTTCCCAGGTCAATTTTTGTGTAATTCACTTCTAGAAATCGTGTGAATCAATAAAGaattgaatgaaaatgaaaacagacCAGCCCGCCTTATGCTTTACCAATATCATAGACAAAGCAGTCAAATCCCTTCTCACTGGCGTAATtttttagtgcccaaggaaaattaaaagaaagctcCAGAAATCAAGTTCAGGATCGCCATTCAACAAGAAGCCAAAACCCAAGAAGAATACATCGACAAAGAATGATGAGTTGCGGCCAGAAGAGGCAATCTGGATCGAAAGCCCCAAAGAACTCATTTTTGATAGAATCCTTGGACAAGGTGCCTTTGGAAAGGTAAGTGAGGTCATTCGATAATTCGGATACATTCCATTAATTAGGGCTAAACCCTATGAAGAATTTAAGGTTAGTGATTGCTCTTTAAAGTGTTCCTACTTTTTCGTCGTTGTGATTTTCTCAATACAAAAGGAACAAGAGGTATTAGCATTATTTGGAAGTTGAGCGCAAGACAAATTTGGGAAGTGGAGTTGGTGCATTCAGGCGTCACCCATGAGCTTGAGTGGGTTTAGATAGAATGGACGAACAATACAGATACAGAAACAGTGGACTCTAACCGTAAAACAAAAGATCCTGTGTTGTTTAATTCTTATCAATCGTCACGCACAAGGGGCTCAGTTGATTGAATTATTCTAGACAACCGTTGTTATTCTAAAATTTTAACTGCAAACTCTCCACTTTGAtccttaacattttttttttattacaggtTCTTCTCTGTAAGGTATTGAAGGTATTGCTTCCGATTGGCACAAAATTCCATCTGGGGTTCCCCAAGGATCTATAATTGGACCAATCTTTTTCTTGATATACAATAATGATATAGCAAACGATCTAACTGTTGGGACTACAATACCTCTTTACGCTGATGACGCTAAATGCTACAGAGAAATTCGAGAGTCTGAAGATAACAGGATCCTTCAAAACGACCTCTTTCAAATTCAAACTTGGAGTGAACTCTGGGGCATGGGATTCAATACTAACAAATGTAAACATCTCTGTGTCACAAGGCGAAGAAATCCGCTCGATTTTACATACCATATTGGGAAGCACGAGTTGGCGAAAGTTACCCAAGAAAAAGATCTGGGTGTTATGATGAACAGTAAACTGACCTGGCATGACCACGTTATCAATAAAGTAGCCACAGCAAATAAGATCCTATGCATAATTAAGCGATCTCTTGGGAGGAACAATACACATACAGACATAATCCGAAGACTGTATATCCATTTAGTGCGACCGCATCTCGAATTTGCTTCAGAAGTTTGGTCGCCGCATCAGATCTTCTTGAAAGACATGTTAGAAGCAGTGCAAAGACGTGCAACCAGATTGATGGTCAAAAACAAACCATACAAAGAACGACTACAAGAACTAAATTTGTTATCATTGACTTCTAGAAGGGAATATTTAGACCTAGTCTTCCTTTATAAATGTATGCATAACTATGTTGATTCAGAATTACCTAACTATCTTGAACTTTACGATTTAAGTAAGTGTGTATACCAACTTAGAAACAAGAAACTCACTTTTAAGTCTATTTCTGCTAGGACAAACTCTTTTAAGTTTTCGTTCTTTCCAAGAGTGGCAACAGCCTGGAATGACTTACCTTTAGACATACGGGAATGTGCTTCGTTATCTGAATTTAAGTCCAAACTTAAGAAATACTACATTGTGGTAGACTCGGACAAGGTTTTTGACCGTTAATGGCATTTACGCATGATACATAATTAACAGTTATCGTTTTACACTGTTTAAACTGACTAGattgttattataaatatatatatatatatatattatgttttattttatttttcattgtataCATATATTATCGTTTATTATATTTCTGCTTATTGGGAAACCTGCTTGTTAGGAAAGTAATTCCTGTTTCGGGTTCTCCCTCATAGCTTGTTTTAatgctcttttgtatttatctTGCTATGTGAaattattaaagtaaagtaaacatgAAAAGTTAAACCGGTTCTATGCCgtgaaacaaatgtttaccaccGAAGATGAACATACGATCCGTTGCGAAAAAGAAGCCATGAATATCGGGCTATCATGCTGGAATAAGTTTATCATGGAATTGCGCGGGCAGTTTGTCGACTAAGTAAGGACTGATTGCCTTATATTACAATACCATATTGTGCTGTTAAAATCCTTGCACAAGTTAGAATGGGCTGATACCTATAGCAAATATTCAATAGCAGCGACACTTCTGTTGGATCAGAAAATACGATACTAGTGGACAGGTATCGGTGCTATTTATATGACCTGCTAAAGTTTTGTCTCCTCCTGAGCCTGCGTTCTTTTCGTCAAGTGGTCAACACCAAGAGCGCAGTCGTATCCAGTGTACCGAGGCATGTGAACTGAGTGAAAGAAACAACGGTCGTCTTACTTGTTTGTCTGTGTTGTTAGAGTACTAAGCAACAATCAACATTAACgtgacagagctgaaaaacgactgcgcatgcgccagatAGGGAGCACAAATCGTGCATGAGACGCGAAGTGTCCATTTCGATCGTTTGATCTCGTCTTCTGTCTGTGTCACTTTATAACTCTTAacggtgtgaattttggaagtgagatcatggtgatttaatttaaggagacacatcagatctgtgtaacatatttgtgtggaatttttgggctatgagatccaaacccagtaaaattgtctgggaatatgcgctgcagaaactaacggaggctacggtgagtgttccatatttgtttttgaagcatgaagtgttcacaacgtttggtTCAGTTTGCACAAtagggtattgcccatgcaatctctacagttttcatcaacaagataatttgggcagggttttctgaaatcacctttacaatcaatcatacatgtatttacaatgcgTTAAGATTAAACGTAACATGTTCtaagagcattatttgaaagttgtcaaccttctccttgaacccaggcagcagttcatttagagtgctgccactctgcaatagccacttaacctcctgactgcccccataaaggcagctgtctgaaagaaaacaccttgccaacttgtgaagttggaatgaacacaagtactggccagaactacatagaaaatattgaagttctttgtccctgtctcagggcatttcttcaatgaa
Proteins encoded in this window:
- the LOC138035992 gene encoding uncharacterized protein — its product is MVMNTFFATFIAIKSVFDFITGTKNDTSISSSVTSAEVDSHTNRTNDLTAKKIDLKDKCPRKIKRKLQKSSSGSPFNKKPKPKKNTSTKNDELRPEEAIWIESPKELIFDRILGQGAFGKVLLSNDLTVGTTIPLYADDAKCYREIRESEDNRILQNDLFQIQTWSELWGMGFNTNKCKHLCVTRRRNPLDFTYHIGKHELAKVTQEKDLGVMMNSKLTWHDHVINKVATANKILCIIKRSLGRNNTHTDIIRRLYIHLVRPHLEFASEVWSPHQIFLKDMLEAVQRRATRLMVKNKPYKERLQELNLLSLTSRREYLDLVFLYKCMHNYVDSELPNYLELYDLSKCVYQLRNKKLTFKSISARTNSFKFSFFPRVATAWNDLPLDIRECASLSEFKSKLKKYYIVVDSDKVFDR